AGCGCGAGTTGAAGGTGATGCAACTCGCCGGTAAACACGAGGAAATGATCAATGGCAAAGACCTGAAAGTGGAATGGGGCCTGGCCTACAACCAGTCTTCCCAGCTTGAGCCCGACCACCGTTTTGTCAGAGGCTTGTACAACGTGAACAATGGCTCCTATGGCGTTTTCCCTGGCGTGCCTACCGTGCCTGAGTTCCAGCGCATCTGGCGCGAATTGCATGATCAAAACTACTCGGGTCGGTTCGACATCACGACGGATCTTTTTGAGGGGGCTGACGAGGAGCGGATTCAATTGAAATTCGGCGGCTTCCTGGATGTGAGCAATCGAGAGTTCCGTTCGGATTCATTTGCTTACCGTCGCGGGTCCGAAAACATCAGTTTCCCAAATCCGCTGAAGCCCGGATTTCCTGGAGCAACGTGGGGAGATGAGTTTTTGTCTGGCAATGCCCCTGTGGGCTCTGACCCCGATGGAATCCTAAACAATGGCCCGCTGACCAGCGTCCGGCAGTTTACATATCTCTACCGCTCGAACGATGCGGAAATGTACTCCGCTTCCCAGCTTTTGGCCGCAGGTTACGCGACGTTAGACTTTGATCTCGGGCCGAGCTTGAACATCAGCTTGGGCGGCCGTGTGGAGACGACGGATATTGATATCCAGTCCACCCCCATCTACCTCTACCCTGAGGAGCAGTTGCGCTTTGCTTTGCTCAGTGAGGCAGGCCGTGCAGACCCGGTGCTCACTCAGTTGTTGAATGCCGCTTTTGAAGGGAATGTGGATGCTCAAAATGATCCGCGCATCACGGAAAGAAGTCGCGCTATCATCGCCGAGCAGCACTTTTTGCCCGCCCTCTCCGCGAACTGGGAGATGTCCGATACCATGCGAGTACGCTCTTCGGTGGCGCGCACGGTGGCTCGGCCATCGTTTAAAGAGTTGGCTCCGGTTATTTTCCTCAATGTGGAATCTGGGGATATCTTTGTCGGGAACGTGGATCTCGAACTTTCCACCATTATGAACTACGATGCCCGGTGGGAGTGGTATCCGACTCCCGGCAGCTTGCTCGGCGTCAGTTTCTTTGCCAAGCGCATCAACAAACCCATCGAACTCTCGCAGGAAAGTGGCAATGTGGACATCATCCGTTATGTGAACTCGGTCGAAGGTTCGGTGTATGGCTTGGAGCTCGAGTTGCAGCGGGACTTGGGTTTCATCGGGGAACCTCTTCGCCACTTTTCGTTAGGGGCGAACTATTCGTATATCCAGTCTCAGGCAACTCGACCGGACTTTGTCACCACCGGCGGCACGGTGGAGGATCCTGCGACGGTTCCGAGCCTCTTTGGCAAAAGCCGTCGCTTGCAGGGGCAGCCTGACTACATCGTGAATTTTAACCTGACGTATGACAATCCAGAATACCCATTGTCTTACGGCGCGTTTTTGAATATCACCGGCCCTCAGCTTTTTGCGGTGGGTGGGCGGCCTGAGGATCCGGATGTCTTTCAGGAACCCTTCACCACGCTGGACCTGGGCGTCACCTACAAAGTGGCCAAAAACGCCCGCATGAGCCTGCGCGCCCAAAACGTGCTCAATGCCCAAGTGACTCGCTACTTCAATAACCAAGGGCGCCCGATTCACTCCACCCGGCAGACGGGTATCGGTTTTTCCCTCAGCATGACGGTGGACTGGTGAGATGTGGGGAATCTGGCACTTCTGAAAAGCTTACAAAGGTATAAAGAGATCCAGAGTTGCCATGTGCAGGTCTTTGGGCATGATCCTTGCTCCCCCCTTCCTTCAGATGCCTTTGGTTCCCATCATCTGCCCTCATTGCGAAAAATCCGTGGAAGTTCATGTCACGGATGTCGCCCGTTCTCGCTCCTGTCCGTCCTGCGGGCAGGCGCTGATGCTGCAGGTGGCAGAGCGTGCGACAGGAGTGAAGCGCAAGGCACTGCTGGTGGGTGAATTGGCACCCAACCTAGCTTCGCAGGATGCGTTCACGCAGAGGCAGTTCGAGGGAGAAGCCTTTGACCGAATGCGGGCTGACCCTGAGGTGGCCCGCGCCAGTCGCCGCCTGTCTTTGGGGATCGCGGCGGTGATGTCACTCATTTTATTGGTCACCGTATGCAGCGTGTTCACCCACTGGGGGGCTCGTGCGCAAGCGGCGACTGCGGCTACTCCTGCTGAGCCGGCCATTGAGGTCAAAGCTGCGGTGCAAAAGCCGCAGCACCTGCCGCCCATGCTTTCTCGCCCACTGGATTTTGAAAAAATCGTCAAAGAACGTAAGTCAGAATTGGCGCGCCATACGGATTCCAGCTCAGGCGAATAAAGGTTCAACTCGGAAAAAACTTTTTCCGATTCTGCAAGAAGGGGTTTTGGCAGGCGTAATCCCCACTGCTCAAGTATAAAACTCCTCCTCCCTGCGCCATGAAAATGCACCCCAATTGCCAAGGCAATCACATTGATCTCCGTGTTGGAGCTAGCCGTCGTGACTTCATGTACGTCGGCATGATGGGCGGTCTCGGTCTGAGTCTGCCGCAAATGCTGCGCTTGCAGGCTGCCAATAACATTCCTGAGGTGGAGAGCTTCAAGCCGATCGCTGATTCGATCATCCACATTTATCTGCCTGGGGGGATGGCTCAGCATGAATCTTGGGATCCGAAGCCATTTGCTTCGCCCGATTACCGTGGTCCTTACACGCCGATCAAGACCTCTATTCCCGGGGAATACG
This is a stretch of genomic DNA from Prosthecobacter dejongeii. It encodes these proteins:
- a CDS encoding TonB-dependent receptor, whose amino-acid sequence is MIVVFSLWLGSGDLHAQGANGGLRGSVQDADFYVPLPGVSVQLEGTGFAATTDENGNFFINNLPPGQYALLATGGGFIRERKTGIVVTPGSVSEASLSLTAEVVELDEFVVSAEELVDTSSSVSSLTLRTEMKSFGDVLGAKFITQSGASDAAKLLAKTTGVNVADGKFVVVRGLNDRYNVVSLNSLRVPSSDPDRRAVALDLFPSAVIEDVRTSKTFVPDLNGESTGGTINIITKSVPEEDFVKFKVGTGYNTQSTGNDKFLSYKGGGTGTFGTADSRRLPDFIKSADLPDLLDQSAGGVGDGLTRTDNPIRLFSQKANDALSPVMGTQEVSAPVDFTLEASMGHRTEFMGAPAGITIAADYSKKYIYNDDDQIGRYFFNGLGLPNAGEVQILRRQSTVRSGQETMRAGLLVSAGIEPEEGSEIVFTYFFNRVAEDRATLQYGLVDDSIINADERDYRESITYTERELKVMQLAGKHEEMINGKDLKVEWGLAYNQSSQLEPDHRFVRGLYNVNNGSYGVFPGVPTVPEFQRIWRELHDQNYSGRFDITTDLFEGADEERIQLKFGGFLDVSNREFRSDSFAYRRGSENISFPNPLKPGFPGATWGDEFLSGNAPVGSDPDGILNNGPLTSVRQFTYLYRSNDAEMYSASQLLAAGYATLDFDLGPSLNISLGGRVETTDIDIQSTPIYLYPEEQLRFALLSEAGRADPVLTQLLNAAFEGNVDAQNDPRITERSRAIIAEQHFLPALSANWEMSDTMRVRSSVARTVARPSFKELAPVIFLNVESGDIFVGNVDLELSTIMNYDARWEWYPTPGSLLGVSFFAKRINKPIELSQESGNVDIIRYVNSVEGSVYGLELELQRDLGFIGEPLRHFSLGANYSYIQSQATRPDFVTTGGTVEDPATVPSLFGKSRRLQGQPDYIVNFNLTYDNPEYPLSYGAFLNITGPQLFAVGGRPEDPDVFQEPFTTLDLGVTYKVAKNARMSLRAQNVLNAQVTRYFNNQGRPIHSTRQTGIGFSLSMTVDW